tattgacttatttgtctgggttttttgtggggtttttttgctgtctgcagtgctggtccagctctgggtcctcagcacaggacacacatggacctgctggagcggggccagaggagccccaggaatgatccgaggctggaacagctctgctgggaggacaggctgagagagctggggggttcagctggagaagagaagctccggggagaccttagtgtggccttttcatacgtcaatggggttgataagaaagatggggacagacttttgagcagggcctgttgcgataggacaaggggtgatggtttaaactaaaggagggagattcaggctggacatgaggaagaaattgttgccctgagggtggtgagagcctggcccagcttggccagagaggtggtggatgaaccatccctggagacatcccaggccaggctgggtaaagatgtccctgctgcgctgccttttttctttttttttttttaattagcaaaaaactaaataaggatgatgcacaagatttgccatcagggagctgtgcagggacaaacttttagcctcgtacttcagcagtcgtcatcctgcaaaaaacgcccatcatcggggactgagcgcagggagccagcccagcacatgctatgagtgctctgaatgagcctccggttcctcttcccccccaggaacacactggtttgagacaatgagtgtcctgaggacccaggtgtagaggtaaattacgttttgaaaaactaggtgggaataataagaattattaattagcctttctttcaaggtgtaagcaaggctggcgaagaacagatgaaatgtagagagcagcagtaaaaaaaaatctttggattcccactccacacgtgagcacagagaagcagtttgctccaaagtggaggatttctccccaggcagtgaccagtgtgacaagtcacagaatcccagaatgtcaggggttgaagggacctggaaagctcatccagtgcaatccccccatggagcaggaacacccagctgaggttccacaggaaggtgtccaggcgggtttgaatgtctgcagagaaggagactccacaacctccctgggcagcctgggccaggctctgccaccctcaccaggaagaagtttcttctcgtatttaagtggaacctcctgtgttccagtttgcacccattgccccttgtcctgtcattggttgtcacccagaagagcctggctccatcctcctgacacttcccctttccatattgatccccatgaatgagtcccccctcagtctcctcttctccagctccagagccccagctccctcagcctttcctcacacgggagatgctccactccctccagcatcttggtggctgcgctggactctctccagcagttccctgtccttctggaacggaggggccacaactggacacaatattccaggtgtggtctccccagggcagagcagaggggcaggagaacctctctgacctactgaccacccccttctaacccaccccaggtcccattggccttcctggccacaagggcccagtgctggctcatggtcaccctgctgtccccaggacccccagctccctttcccttacactgctcccaccgaagggcaagcacttacagcaatcttggccttgatactggccagcttgtcctgggcagccgccagctcggcgttggccctgctcagagcctgccgcttgggctgcacctcgcagaacacagcgtggaaccgcaccatgttcaccacccaggagcagagcccggccgccgccaaggacttggtggtcacaaattcgggtttaaacttgggatcctgtaaatagggctgaagggctttgaggcagttctcatggatgttctccttgtcgaacttgatcaaggagtccaggaagccatccaccctggccatggcggctttggctgctttccagctcctgtccttgggaatctttcctcctggggccgtcagcaccatcacggctgcggtgacattgctgacagctgaaggtggtgagccaaaggacctcagctccgtcagattcttctgaaaacgggaaaacaaggttgttagacaaaaattaatgggtttgctttctactttgcaactaatagagtcaggctcccaagctatcaatctgataaattgggtttcttccagcccaaacattcttgcctctaaatcaccgctgtgcatgtctgcagcacatgtgctcagttccctgcacccggaccagcccagccccatgttcctccccacactcccaccctttccctgctgcaggaggttttttgccgtctcagaagatcaggataaggaaaaaggaaaactttccaaataataacctcttcaaattgcccccagcccctctaaaactgccttgaagctcttctctttgtgctcaactactccctgtgccagacacccttgcactgaggtcttgttgaactatctgtgtgcacccctggggccatcatccagcccaaatttaggcacttaaacaaagcacctttagcaggatggcagtcattggggtgaacagacagtcccctcacaagaaaatcagctaatccacctcctccactgtcaacacaggcagcttcagtgagtccctaatagaaagtgggatgaatcttaacctaagttaaaaaaaggtgaattgcggagaaagcacctatttcctaacacccttgcaactgtgacaataaagcagtgctgaggatttgatctgctgacatcttaaatcttgtctccacgcacacgcgatttagctttagcataggaaaaaccagcgcgggtaactcagctgtgctcagatgacacgctgttgtcaaaacaaggataagggctgtttcaacatgggtttaaggaaaatctatgagtttcagtcagctcctgtttctatcagttctgaatagtttttaatctattttctctgatgttctgcttCTATCAGTTTCTATCTGTGGCAGCAAGGTGCGAGAGTACTTCTGGTACTtctgagcattcattttttagataaaggtatctgccatgaatctattcctaaatgtgtcttcgtttgctttgagcttttctgaatcatcgagctggcagaaacaggcccttgggagctgtgtgcaTTTCCAGTGTGAAACGTCTCTAATTCACATGCTCGATGACACGGAGCCAACCGTGAGCACAGGCGAGCAGCCCGAcattccctcctgtgtccccagcacccagctcagctcagccgggagcagcacggacgatgtggcctctccggagcccccgtgtgctgggggtgctgcttggggggctctggcaaagcagcctgtctttcacagcctgcatcttgctggcaatgggatgctgagtgggtgctgttgttctttccctaggaagtgaacacttcacggcgtgacaggaacggggacgccactgccctgggtggaggggaggatgatgctgtcctggtcaggagatggaggaagccctgggcagcatggggtgcctggtttccttccctattgtgagagtttctggcgccacgggaagaggacaagtcaagcccatggtgagcgccacgctgatgaacttgagtaccatgtaaaaggagctc
The genomic region above belongs to Patagioenas fasciata isolate bPatFas1 unplaced genomic scaffold, bPatFas1.hap1 Unplaced_312, whole genome shotgun sequence and contains:
- the LOC139826848 gene encoding dynein axonemal heavy chain 9-like isoform X3, giving the protein MQGVGGNEGLAGSLPSAYVLWVMLLTSTTSVVLRRVDELKARLAAQEVELKQKNEDADKLIRVVGVETEKVSREKAIADEEEQKVALITQEVEQKQKDCEEDLAKAEPALEAAQAALNTLNKKNLTELRSFGSPPSAVSNVTAAVMVLTAPGGKIPKDRSWKAAKAAMARVDGFLDSLIKFDKENIHENCLKALQPYLQDPKFKPEFVTTKSLAAAGLCSWVVNMVRFHAVFCEVQPKRQALSRANAELAAAQDKLASIKAKIAVSACPSVGAV
- the LOC139826848 gene encoding dynein axonemal heavy chain 9-like isoform X2, whose product is MPNVNSFSLYDCKSCSLFWYKNGIINKSKCLTSLLVDELKARLAAQEVELKQKNEDADKLIRVVGVETEKVSREKAIADEEEQKVALITQEVEQKQKDCEEDLAKAEPALEAAQAALNTLNKKNLTELRSFGSPPSAVSNVTAAVMVLTAPGGKIPKDRSWKAAKAAMARVDGFLDSLIKFDKENIHENCLKALQPYLQDPKFKPEFVTTKSLAAAGLCSWVVNMVRFHAVFCEVQPKRQALSRANAELAAAQDKLASIKAKIAVSACPSVGAV